The Bos mutus isolate GX-2022 chromosome 7, NWIPB_WYAK_1.1, whole genome shotgun sequence genome window below encodes:
- the DBN1 gene encoding drebrin yields the protein MAGVSFSGHRLELLAAYEEVIREESAADWALYTYEDGSDDLKLAASGDGGLQELSGHFENQRVMYGFCSVKDSQAALPKYVLINWVGEDVPDARKCACASHVAKVAEFFQGVDVIVNASSVEDIDAGAIGQRLSNGLARLSSPVLHRLRLREDENAEPVGTTYQKTDAAVEMKRINREQFWEQAKKEEELRKEEERKKALDERLRFEQERMEQERQEQEERERRYREREQQIEEHRRKQQTLEAEEAKRRLKEQSIFGDQRDEEEETQMKKSESEVEEAAAIIAQRPDNPREFFKQQERVASASAGSCDVPSPFNHRPGSHLDSHRRMIPTPLPARSPSDSSTASTPVAEQIERALDEVTSSQPPPLPPPPPAAQETQEPSLSLDSEETSKEARAAAPQARAGPLEESPQASEPPEGQGSPMEEDLMFMASTEQADLAASLEPAMAGASAADSPVADAIETDTAVADTAVANTVTPAAASLIDLWPGNGEGASAPQAEPRAPTPPSGAEVMLAEVPLLDEVAQEPLLPAGEGSANLLSFDELPEPPATFCDPGEEVGGEPLAAPQAPTLPSALEELDQKLEPELEPEPHLLTNGETTQKEGTQASEGYFSQSQEEEFVQSEELCAKAPPPVFYNKPPEIDITCWDADPVPEEEEGFEGGD from the exons ATGGCCGGCGTGAGCTTCAGTGGCCACCGCCTGGAGCTGCTGGCGGCGTACGAAGAAGTGATTCGGGAGGAGAGCGCGGCCGACTG ggctCTGTACACTTATGAGGATGGCTCAGATGACCTCAAGCTTGCAGCATCAGGAG ATGGCGGCTTGCAGGAGCTCTCCGGCCACTTTGAGAACCAGAGGGTGATGTATGGCTTCTGCAGTGTCAAGGACTCCCAGGCTGCTCTGCCAAAATACGTGCTCATCAACTGG GTTGGTGAGGATGTACCTGATGCCCGCAAATGTGCTTGTGCCAGCCACGTGGCTAAGGTGGCCGAGTTCTTCCAG GGCGTCGACGTGATCGTGAATGCCAGTAGCGTGGAAGACATCGACGCGGGCGCCATCGGGCAGCGGCTCTCTAATGGGCTGGCGCGGCTCTCCAGCCCTGTGCTGCACCGACTACGGCTCCGTGAGGACGAGAATGCCGAGCCGGTG GGCACCACCTATCAGAAGACTGATGCGGCTGTGGAGATGAAGCGGATTAACCGCGAGCAGTTCTGGGAGCAGGCCAAG AAGGAGGAAGAACTGAGGAAAGAGGAGGAGCGGAAGAAGGCCCTGGATGAGAGACTCAGATTTGAGCAAGAGCGGATGGAGCAGGAGCGGCAGGAGCAGGAGGAGCGGGAGCGCCGATATCGGGAGCGCGAGCAGCAGATTGAGGAACACAG GAGGAAACAACAGACTTTAGAGGCTGAGGAGGCCAAGAGGCGGTTGAAGGAGCAATCTATCTTT GGTGACCAGCGGGATGAGGAGGAAGAGACCCAGATGAAGAAGTCAGAATCAGAGGTAGAG GAGGCAGCAGCCATTATTGCCCAGCGACCTGATAATCCACGGGAGTTCTTTAAGCAGCAGGAAAGAGTCGCATCGGCCTCCGCAGGCAGCTGCGATGTGCCCTCACCCTTCAACCACCGACCAG GCAGCCACCTGGACAGCCACCGGAGGATGATACCTACCCCTCTCCCTGCCCGGAGCCCCTCTGACTCCAGCACGGCCTCCACCCCTGTTGCTGAGCAGATTGAGCGGGCCCTGGATGAGGTCACGTCCTCACAGCCTCCACCACTGCCGCCGCCACCCCCAGCAGCCCAAG AGACCCAGGAGCCCAGCCTCAGCCTGGATAGTGAAGAGACCAGCAAGGAAGCCAGAGCAGCAGCCCCTCAGGCCAGGGCTGGCCCCCTGGAGGAGTCCCCTCAGGCCTCGGAGCCTCCCGAGGGCCAAGGCAGCCCCATGGAGGAGGACTTGATGTTCATGGCATCTACAGAGCAGGCAGACCTGGCTGCCTCTCTAGAGCCTGCCATGGCTGGAGCCTCTGCAGCCGACAGCCCAGTAGCTGATGCCATTGAAACCGACACTGCCGTGGCTGACACTGCTGTAGCTAACACCGTCACCCCTGCCGCTGCCAGCCTCATTGACCTTTGGCCAGGCAATGGGGAAGGGGCCTCTGCACCCCAGGCTGAGCCTCGGGCCCCCACACCACCTTCAGGTGCCGAAGTCATGCTGGCGGAGGTGCCCCTGCTGGATGAGGTGGCTCAGGAGCCACTGCTGCCAGCAGGAGAAGGCAGTGCCAATCTTCTCAGTTTTGATGAGCTGCCTGAGCCGCCAGCCACCTTCTGTGACCCAGGGGAGGAAGTAGGAGGGGAGCCCCTGGCTGCCCCCCAGGCTCCAACTCTGCCCTCAGCTCTAGAAGAGCTAGATCAGAAGCTGGAGCCAGAGCTGGAACCAGAGCCCCACCTGCTGACCAATGGCGAGACCACCCAGAAGGAGGGGACCCAG GCCAGTGAGGGGTACTTCAGCCAATCACAGGAGGAGGAGTTTGTCCAATCAGAAGAGCTATGTGCAAAGGCTCCGCCTCCTGTGTTCTACAACAAGCCTCCAG AAATCGACATCACCTGCTGGGATGCAGACCCAGTACCGGAAGAGGAGGAGGGCTTCGAGGGTGGTGACTAG